One stretch of Chryseobacterium indologenes DNA includes these proteins:
- a CDS encoding T9SS type A sorting domain-containing protein has protein sequence MRKILLLFVFISLHSFAQCWQNISAGSEHSVGIKSDGTLWAWGNNSNGQLGDGTTVSTNVPIQIGTAANWQKIEAGSRYTIALKTDGTLWAWGYNYNGQLGDGTKTDRWSPTQIGTATNWQSIGTGGLHTLAIKTDGTLWAWGNNVYGELGDGTTIHKNIPTQIGTATDWKSVAAGWLHSLAIKTNGTLWAWGYNVKGQLGDGSTATKTTPIQIGTASNWKNINAGNSHSLGIKTDGTLWAWGDNSQSQLGDGTTTNRNAPKQIGTEANWLDVSCGIMFTVANKTDGTLWTWGRNDAGQLGNGTSGNTNVVSPAQVGSSSDNRLISAGNNYVLVKNTDGFLKVCGQNDVGQLGDGTNNQKNTFTPVVCPSGCTPPTQLSANNITAATATLNWAAPTSAPSGGYLYFYSTHPFVGGLYGTSSSPSANLTNLLPNTTYYWWVAAHCGSSQGNWISGGSFTTLLPAVTGCWESVSTGGFHSVGIKADGTLWAWGNNYYGQIGDGTTINKNVPTQVGTANNWLKVAAGYDYSVALKADGTLWAWGYNSSGQLGDGTTIHKMVPTQIGTDTDWVSIAAGDQHTVALKSNGTLWTWGLNVRGQLGDGTNTNKNVPTQIGTANNWKIITPAAWHTLAVKTDGTLWTWGYNASGQLGDGNTNDRNIPVQIGTDTNWKNIAGGFLHSVGLKSDGTLWGWGSNSNGQLGDGTQTDKLTPTQIGTATDWQSVAADNFSSSAGIKTDGTFWAWGNNRDGQFGDTTKEDKLVPTQIGTATDTKSISVNMYNRFVITTNGFLSGCGINDKGQLGDGTNISKTIFVPIACPTSTLAVVDVLRKEDQLKVYPNPVQDVMMISLDQKILSVTVYNTAGQQVLTKTINDTKGTIDASALVSGIYLLKVNAANDSVKTVKFIKR, from the coding sequence ATGAGGAAAATACTTTTATTATTTGTATTCATCAGTTTACATTCCTTTGCTCAATGCTGGCAAAATATTAGCGCAGGAAGTGAGCATTCGGTAGGGATAAAATCTGATGGAACATTATGGGCCTGGGGTAATAATTCTAACGGGCAACTTGGGGATGGAACCACCGTCTCAACTAATGTTCCTATCCAGATAGGAACAGCAGCGAATTGGCAGAAAATAGAGGCAGGAAGTAGATATACAATAGCCCTCAAAACAGATGGAACACTATGGGCCTGGGGATATAACTACAATGGCCAATTAGGAGATGGAACTAAAACTGATAGATGGAGCCCTACTCAAATAGGAACAGCAACAAATTGGCAGAGCATAGGTACCGGAGGTCTTCATACACTAGCCATTAAAACAGATGGAACACTTTGGGCCTGGGGAAATAATGTATACGGAGAACTGGGAGATGGTACAACCATACATAAAAATATACCTACACAAATAGGAACCGCAACAGATTGGAAAAGTGTGGCAGCAGGTTGGCTGCATAGTCTTGCTATTAAAACGAATGGAACGCTTTGGGCCTGGGGATACAATGTGAAGGGGCAGTTAGGGGATGGATCTACAGCAACAAAAACTACCCCAATCCAAATAGGAACAGCTTCTAATTGGAAAAATATCAATGCCGGAAATTCTCATTCTTTAGGAATTAAAACAGATGGAACGCTTTGGGCTTGGGGAGATAATAGTCAATCACAATTAGGAGATGGAACGACTACTAATAGAAATGCACCAAAACAAATAGGAACAGAAGCCAATTGGCTCGATGTATCATGTGGAATCATGTTTACTGTTGCAAACAAAACGGACGGAACACTTTGGACATGGGGTAGAAATGATGCAGGACAGCTGGGTAACGGAACAAGTGGAAATACGAATGTTGTATCACCTGCACAAGTAGGATCCTCTTCAGACAATAGACTGATTTCTGCTGGGAATAATTATGTTCTTGTAAAAAATACAGATGGCTTTTTAAAAGTTTGTGGACAAAATGACGTTGGGCAATTAGGTGATGGTACCAATAATCAAAAAAATACATTTACTCCAGTTGTCTGCCCTTCAGGTTGTACTCCTCCAACACAGTTATCAGCAAACAACATTACTGCTGCAACTGCTACTCTCAATTGGGCTGCTCCAACATCAGCTCCCAGCGGAGGTTATTTATATTTTTACAGTACACATCCGTTTGTGGGTGGTCTGTATGGAACAAGTTCTTCTCCATCAGCAAATTTGACCAATTTATTACCTAATACCACTTATTATTGGTGGGTGGCAGCCCATTGCGGATCAAGCCAGGGTAATTGGATATCGGGAGGTTCCTTTACCACACTTCTTCCGGCTGTAACAGGTTGTTGGGAAAGCGTGAGTACAGGTGGTTTTCATTCAGTAGGAATAAAAGCAGACGGAACATTATGGGCTTGGGGAAATAACTACTATGGACAAATAGGAGATGGAACGACTATAAACAAAAATGTTCCCACCCAGGTTGGAACAGCAAATAATTGGCTGAAAGTGGCAGCCGGCTATGATTATTCAGTAGCGCTCAAAGCAGATGGAACACTATGGGCCTGGGGATATAATTCAAGTGGGCAGCTAGGTGATGGAACTACAATCCACAAAATGGTTCCAACACAAATAGGAACAGATACAGATTGGGTAAGTATTGCTGCAGGGGATCAACATACGGTGGCTTTAAAATCGAATGGAACACTTTGGACTTGGGGACTTAATGTCCGTGGCCAATTAGGAGACGGAACAAACACAAACAAAAATGTACCTACCCAAATCGGAACAGCAAATAATTGGAAAATAATCACACCTGCTGCATGGCATACTCTTGCTGTAAAAACAGATGGGACACTTTGGACCTGGGGATATAATGCGTCTGGACAACTAGGAGATGGGAATACAAATGATAGAAATATACCTGTCCAAATAGGAACCGACACAAATTGGAAAAATATTGCCGGAGGATTTCTCCATTCAGTAGGGCTCAAATCAGACGGAACACTTTGGGGCTGGGGAAGCAATTCAAATGGGCAGCTAGGTGATGGAACCCAAACAGATAAGCTGACTCCAACCCAAATTGGGACGGCAACAGATTGGCAAAGTGTAGCTGCGGATAATTTTAGTTCTTCTGCAGGGATCAAAACAGATGGTACTTTTTGGGCTTGGGGAAACAATAGAGATGGCCAGTTCGGTGACACTACAAAAGAGGACAAACTTGTTCCGACACAAATAGGAACTGCCACTGATACCAAAAGTATTTCAGTAAATATGTATAACCGATTTGTAATCACTACTAATGGATTTTTATCAGGTTGTGGTATCAATGATAAAGGACAGCTGGGAGATGGTACCAATATTTCAAAAACAATTTTTGTCCCTATTGCTTGTCCTACAAGCACTTTAGCTGTAGTAGATGTTTTACGAAAAGAAGATCAGTTGAAAGTTTATCCAAATCCGGTACAGGATGTCATGATGATCTCATTAGATCAGAAGATCCTTTCAGTAACGGTTTACAATACGGCCGGACAACAGGTCCTTACGAAAACAATTAATGATACTAAAGGAACGATTGATGCTTCTGCACTAGTATCGGGTATTTATCTGTTGAAAGTAAATGCAGCTAATGATTCTGTAAAAACGGTAAAATTCATCAAACGATAA
- a CDS encoding DUF6796 family protein, with translation MKYSSKVNWSFAAAIMVSICWIIGDIFVAGFDPNPADYPLFSKAYADQVNVEFATLMLEGSTPGLMFGALIGALTGPLLLPATWLVFQFFKDTRKWYSVAVYWILLAGAVLSPLGHAGFFYVGEIYKAIYHTDPVAHPYLLETGRGFMKMLNIVWGSAIGVLAIGWISLAIGILLNKTVLPRWMALVTPFVLTLFIIPIKGLLPLPYSGWVGGAIFNIAYLIFFSSLLLLFRKKLNRA, from the coding sequence ATGAAATATTCAAGTAAAGTAAATTGGTCTTTTGCAGCTGCCATAATGGTTTCAATATGTTGGATTATCGGTGATATCTTCGTTGCCGGATTTGATCCTAATCCAGCTGATTATCCATTGTTTTCAAAAGCCTATGCAGATCAGGTGAATGTAGAATTTGCCACGTTGATGCTGGAAGGTTCAACACCGGGGTTGATGTTTGGAGCCTTAATTGGAGCCCTCACAGGACCTTTATTGCTTCCCGCCACATGGCTGGTTTTCCAGTTTTTTAAAGATACCCGGAAATGGTATTCTGTGGCTGTCTACTGGATTTTATTGGCTGGTGCTGTTTTATCTCCATTAGGTCATGCCGGATTCTTCTATGTGGGGGAAATTTATAAAGCGATCTATCATACAGATCCGGTAGCTCATCCATACCTTTTAGAAACGGGGAGAGGATTTATGAAAATGCTTAATATCGTTTGGGGATCGGCTATTGGGGTATTAGCCATCGGATGGATTTCATTGGCAATAGGTATCCTTTTGAATAAAACAGTACTTCCGAGGTGGATGGCCTTAGTTACCCCCTTTGTACTTACTTTATTTATCATCCCAATAAAGGGGCTTTTACCACTTCCTTATTCAGGATGGGTTGGGGGAGCCATATTCAATATTGCTTATCTTATTTTCTTCAGTTCACTACTCTTACTTTTCAGAAAGAAACTTAACAGAGCCTAA
- a CDS encoding helix-turn-helix transcriptional regulator, which produces MTVRIYDDKIGGTIIERKYPDVYFLNDGDIRECITSLKPPYGKGFYHEICFENVHIGFGNVSLENKVLLYFEADFESVEMHFSLKGKSSALSENFSNKVSFESYQQNIIYAYQMSGEMEFEGHEMQILEINLSPSFFKKFLPDDSELFNTFRNAIEKQHSCLINPDHNRISLEMYQILNEIIHCDRKGVFKRIYLEAKVAELLLLQLEQFFKSKSSTSSLLKKDEEKIYAVRDFIVKNLDQNCSLTDLAHQVGTNEFTLKKGFKELFGTTVFNFWNDIKMEQAKKMLIEGDLSINEISEIIGYKNSRHFSTAFKRKYNLIPSALKKF; this is translated from the coding sequence ATGACAGTACGAATCTATGATGATAAGATAGGAGGAACAATCATTGAGAGAAAATATCCGGATGTTTATTTTCTGAATGATGGGGATATCAGAGAATGTATTACTTCTCTGAAACCTCCTTATGGAAAAGGTTTTTATCATGAAATCTGCTTTGAGAATGTTCATATTGGTTTTGGAAATGTCTCCCTTGAAAATAAAGTACTATTATATTTTGAAGCTGATTTTGAAAGTGTTGAAATGCATTTTTCATTAAAAGGAAAAAGTTCTGCACTTTCTGAGAATTTCAGCAATAAAGTAAGCTTTGAAAGCTACCAGCAAAATATTATTTATGCTTATCAGATGTCTGGTGAGATGGAATTTGAAGGTCATGAAATGCAGATACTGGAAATCAATCTGTCTCCTTCCTTTTTTAAAAAATTTCTTCCGGACGACTCAGAATTATTCAATACATTCAGAAATGCCATTGAAAAACAGCATTCATGCCTTATCAACCCGGATCATAACCGGATCAGTCTGGAGATGTATCAGATCCTGAATGAGATTATTCATTGTGACCGAAAAGGTGTTTTTAAAAGAATTTATCTTGAAGCAAAAGTAGCTGAACTTCTCCTTTTACAATTGGAACAGTTTTTCAAAAGTAAATCTTCAACGTCCTCCCTGCTCAAAAAAGATGAAGAAAAGATATATGCCGTGCGGGATTTTATTGTCAAAAATCTTGACCAGAACTGTTCATTAACAGACCTTGCCCATCAGGTAGGAACCAATGAATTTACATTAAAGAAAGGCTTTAAGGAGCTGTTTGGAACAACCGTCTTCAATTTTTGGAATGATATAAAGATGGAACAGGCGAAAAAAATGCTTATAGAAGGAGATTTAAGCATTAATGAAATCTCCGAGATAATTGGCTATAAAAATTCAAGGCACTTTTCTACAGCATTTAAAAGAAAATACAACTTAATTCCGAGCGCGTTAAAAAAATTCTAA
- a CDS encoding RidA family protein: protein MNNSKNIVYQGKYLLISSIFILLFASCLQNQNDKTNNPKNMTRIAYKNPEALFNPAPFAFSHATNSVGNGKYVFISGQSGGEDLHHTLSEDFRRQVQFALKNLETVLKEYNLNTGDVLKITVLIVDHDQEKLKIWTEEMHTMWKNNNFPASTLIPVPRLAIDGMMIEVDAIAFMPS, encoded by the coding sequence ATGAATAATTCTAAAAACATTGTATATCAAGGAAAATATCTTCTGATTTCATCTATTTTTATATTATTGTTTGCAAGCTGTTTACAAAATCAAAACGATAAAACCAACAACCCCAAAAATATGACACGTATCGCGTATAAAAACCCGGAAGCATTATTTAACCCTGCTCCTTTTGCCTTTTCACATGCTACCAATAGCGTGGGTAACGGGAAATATGTATTTATATCTGGCCAAAGTGGTGGTGAAGATTTACATCACACCCTGTCTGAAGATTTCAGACGACAAGTTCAATTCGCTTTGAAAAACTTAGAAACAGTACTTAAAGAATATAATTTGAACACTGGAGATGTACTTAAGATCACAGTACTCATAGTGGACCACGATCAGGAAAAACTCAAAATTTGGACAGAGGAAATGCATACAATGTGGAAAAATAATAATTTTCCTGCCAGCACTTTAATTCCCGTTCCCAGATTGGCGATAGATGGTATGATGATAGAAGTTGATGCCATTGCTTTTATGCCCTCATAA
- a CDS encoding fibronectin type III domain-containing protein — protein MVILCPAQVFVSQAEYFWDMDPGTGNGTPVLAVDGSFNSVFEQLIKTDIATPGNGLHKFSVRIKDNTGVWGPVFTNVIDVQQPVTSNVISLSQAEYFWDTDPGNGNGTPVLAADGSFNSVFEQLIKTDIVTPGNGLHKFSIRIKDNTGVWGPAFSNVIDVQQPVTSNVISLSQAEYFWDTDPGEGNGTPVLAADGNFNSTYEQLTKTGIALPSNGLHVFNMRIKDNTGVWGPPFKNVINVETPTPSGCWKNLSAGGEHSVGIKTDGTLWAWGSNSNGQLGDGTTVNRNVPIQIGTGNSWLRLATGKNYTVAIKADGTLWGWGNNAYGQLGNGTRTDRFSPTQIGTLADWKDVGTGDDHTVAIKTDGTLWTWGRNNYGQLGDGTTVDKLVPVKIGTATNWESVSAGISHTLAIKTNGTLWTWGYNGYGQLGDGTMTSKSSPIQVGTAVNWKSVDAGGNHSIGLKTDGTLWSWGINYDGQLGDGTISQKNSPIQIGTATNWLNISAGNRFTFATKTNGTVWSWGENSDGQLGNGTSGTVNTTSPTQVGTSSDNMLVSAGSYYVLVTNVDGFLKVTGQNTFGQLGDGTNTQKNTFTPISCPSNCTPPAQFSTTNITSSTATINWTASVSAPNGGYMYLYSTNPIVGGIDGTSLSTTANLTSLLPNTTYYWWVASYCGSSQSNWMSGGSFTTLSTAETGCWQSVSLGSRHSLGLKTDGTLWAWGNNADRQLGDGTSVNRNSPLQIGEENNWMQISGGNYHSVALKTDGTLWAWGYNGTGQLGDGTTTQRNSPIQVGTDSDWKSVSVGSSHTLAIKTNGTLWAWGSNIYGQLGDGTTINSYTPIQIGTATNWQSVHGDSYFSSAAIKTDGTLWAWGWNNNGQLGDGTTYTKLVPTQIGTAADRKVFAADQFSRLVINTNGFLSGSGLNNYGQIGDGTYIQKKIFTPVACPPPCNPPSQLFSSNVTSTTATLSWTAATSAPNEGYSYFYSTNAVFGGIEGKTYSTTANLTNLLPNTTYYWWVRSNCGYTQTKVPGGSFTTLPIAETGCWENVSSGSFHSAGIKSDGTLWTWGANASGQLGDGTTVPKNIPIQIGTGNNWMKVSVGDNHTAAIKTDGTLWTWGGNQQGQLGNGTTTSGFNPTQIGTATDWASISAGDLYTLGIKSDGTLWSWGYNGNGQLGDGTTIHKNAPVQIGTANDWKMVTAGSAHSLAIKTNGTLWGWGSNGYGRLGDGNSTSTSVVISTPIQIGTATDWKTVSAGSFHSIALKTDGTAWSWGDNFEGQLGDGTTTINATPTQIGTATDWKDVATNHFNSSVGIKENGTHWAWGRNTYGQLGDGTKISRRIPTQIGTSTDRKMIAAGPYTTFVINTNGFLSSTGRNDYGQIGDGTIIDKPILVPIVCPTSTLAVAEVSAKEDKLKVYPNPVQDILTISYDQKILFVTVYNAAGQLILTKAINDTKGTIDASGFVSGLYLVKINAANGFVKTVKVIKR, from the coding sequence ATGGTAATACTGTGCCCCGCACAAGTATTCGTAAGTCAGGCCGAATATTTCTGGGATATGGATCCCGGAACAGGAAACGGAACCCCGGTATTGGCAGTTGATGGGAGTTTCAACAGTGTTTTTGAACAATTAATTAAAACAGATATTGCTACACCGGGTAATGGCTTACACAAATTCTCCGTCCGTATCAAAGACAATACGGGAGTTTGGGGACCAGTTTTTACTAATGTTATTGATGTTCAGCAACCTGTAACATCAAATGTGATTTCTCTTTCGCAGGCCGAATATTTTTGGGATACCGATCCTGGAAATGGAAACGGTACTCCGGTATTAGCTGCGGATGGAAGTTTCAACAGTGTTTTTGAGCAACTTATCAAAACAGATATTGTTACGCCAGGTAATGGCTTACACAAATTCTCCATCCGTATCAAAGATAATACAGGGGTGTGGGGACCAGCTTTTAGCAATGTTATTGATGTTCAGCAACCTGTAACATCAAATGTGATTTCTCTTTCGCAGGCCGAATATTTCTGGGATACTGATCCGGGAGAAGGAAATGGTACTCCGGTATTAGCTGCCGATGGAAATTTCAACAGTACCTATGAGCAACTCACCAAAACAGGTATTGCTTTGCCATCTAATGGTTTGCATGTTTTCAATATGCGTATCAAAGACAATACAGGTGTTTGGGGACCTCCTTTTAAAAATGTTATTAATGTAGAAACTCCAACTCCTTCAGGTTGTTGGAAAAATCTTAGTGCGGGAGGTGAACATTCTGTAGGTATAAAAACAGATGGAACGTTATGGGCTTGGGGCAGTAATTCCAATGGCCAACTAGGAGATGGTACTACGGTTAATAGAAATGTTCCTATTCAGATAGGAACCGGAAATAGTTGGTTGAGATTAGCAACCGGAAAGAATTATACTGTTGCCATCAAAGCAGATGGAACATTATGGGGATGGGGAAATAACGCTTACGGGCAATTAGGTAATGGAACCAGAACAGATAGATTTTCTCCCACTCAAATAGGAACATTAGCAGACTGGAAAGATGTTGGCACTGGTGATGATCATACAGTAGCTATTAAAACAGATGGAACGCTATGGACATGGGGAAGAAATAATTATGGACAGTTAGGAGATGGTACAACCGTAGATAAACTTGTACCTGTAAAAATAGGAACTGCAACGAATTGGGAAAGCGTGAGTGCCGGAATTTCTCATACATTAGCGATCAAAACAAATGGAACACTTTGGACATGGGGCTATAATGGCTATGGACAATTGGGTGATGGAACCATGACATCAAAGTCTAGTCCAATCCAAGTTGGAACTGCTGTTAATTGGAAAAGTGTAGATGCTGGAGGTAATCATTCCATAGGGCTTAAAACAGACGGAACACTTTGGAGTTGGGGAATTAACTACGACGGACAATTAGGAGATGGAACTATAAGTCAAAAAAATAGCCCAATACAAATAGGAACTGCAACGAATTGGCTCAACATATCTGCAGGAAACCGTTTTACTTTTGCTACCAAAACAAATGGAACAGTTTGGTCATGGGGAGAAAATTCCGATGGACAGTTGGGCAACGGGACAAGTGGTACAGTAAATACAACATCACCCACACAAGTAGGGACCTCTTCAGACAATATGCTGGTTTCTGCTGGAAGTTATTATGTTCTTGTAACAAATGTTGATGGCTTTTTAAAGGTTACCGGACAAAATACTTTTGGCCAGTTAGGAGATGGTACAAATACTCAAAAAAATACTTTTACTCCTATTAGCTGTCCTTCAAATTGTACTCCACCAGCACAGTTTTCAACAACCAATATTACCTCTTCAACAGCTACTATTAACTGGACGGCATCAGTATCAGCACCAAATGGAGGCTATATGTACCTTTACAGTACCAATCCGATTGTTGGAGGAATAGATGGAACCAGTCTTTCTACAACAGCAAATCTGACCAGTTTATTACCAAATACCACATACTATTGGTGGGTGGCATCTTATTGTGGATCCAGCCAAAGTAATTGGATGTCTGGAGGTTCTTTTACTACGCTTTCTACAGCTGAAACAGGATGTTGGCAAAGTGTAAGCTTAGGATCTAGACATTCTTTAGGACTTAAAACAGATGGAACGTTATGGGCTTGGGGAAATAATGCAGATAGACAACTTGGAGATGGTACTTCGGTTAATAGAAATTCCCCATTGCAAATTGGAGAAGAAAATAACTGGATGCAAATATCTGGTGGTAACTATCACTCTGTAGCACTCAAAACAGATGGAACATTATGGGCTTGGGGATATAACGGGACTGGTCAATTAGGAGATGGAACTACAACTCAAAGAAACAGTCCAATACAAGTGGGAACTGATTCAGATTGGAAAAGTGTGAGTGTAGGAAGCTCTCATACACTTGCTATCAAAACAAATGGGACTCTGTGGGCCTGGGGAAGTAATATCTATGGACAATTAGGTGACGGAACCACAATCAATAGTTATACTCCAATACAAATCGGAACAGCAACAAACTGGCAAAGTGTTCATGGTGACTCTTATTTTTCTTCTGCAGCCATTAAAACAGATGGAACACTTTGGGCCTGGGGTTGGAATAATAACGGGCAATTGGGAGATGGAACCACTTATACTAAACTTGTCCCAACACAAATAGGAACAGCTGCTGATAGAAAAGTCTTTGCAGCAGATCAGTTTAGCAGACTTGTGATCAATACCAATGGATTCTTATCGGGCTCTGGTCTTAATAATTATGGTCAGATAGGAGATGGAACCTATATTCAAAAGAAAATCTTTACACCTGTTGCCTGCCCTCCGCCTTGTAATCCACCGAGCCAATTATTTTCTTCTAATGTGACTTCTACGACGGCAACTCTTAGCTGGACAGCTGCAACTTCGGCTCCCAATGAAGGTTACTCATATTTTTATAGTACAAATGCAGTTTTTGGGGGAATAGAAGGAAAAACTTATTCTACAACAGCGAATCTGACCAATTTACTGCCAAATACCACTTACTATTGGTGGGTGAGATCTAATTGTGGATATACCCAAACCAAAGTACCGGGAGGTTCATTTACTACACTTCCTATTGCTGAAACAGGTTGTTGGGAAAATGTGAGTTCAGGTTCTTTCCATTCGGCTGGAATAAAATCCGATGGAACATTATGGACATGGGGAGCTAATGCAAGTGGCCAGCTGGGTGACGGAACTACAGTTCCAAAAAACATCCCAATACAAATTGGAACCGGAAATAATTGGATGAAAGTATCTGTGGGAGACAATCATACCGCTGCCATCAAAACAGATGGAACATTATGGACATGGGGAGGTAATCAGCAAGGCCAATTAGGCAATGGAACTACAACTTCCGGTTTTAATCCGACACAAATCGGAACAGCAACAGACTGGGCAAGCATTTCTGCCGGAGATCTTTATACACTAGGAATAAAATCTGATGGAACACTATGGAGTTGGGGATATAATGGAAATGGTCAATTAGGAGATGGTACCACCATCCATAAAAATGCACCTGTACAAATTGGTACAGCAAATGATTGGAAAATGGTTACAGCTGGATCTGCACATAGTCTTGCCATCAAAACAAACGGAACGTTATGGGGTTGGGGAAGTAACGGTTATGGACGTTTAGGTGATGGAAATTCAACTTCAACTTCAGTTGTAATATCAACTCCTATTCAAATCGGAACTGCTACAGACTGGAAAACTGTGAGTGCCGGAAGTTTTCACTCTATAGCATTAAAAACAGATGGAACGGCATGGAGCTGGGGAGATAATTTCGAAGGACAATTAGGTGATGGAACTACAACCATTAATGCTACTCCAACACAAATAGGAACAGCAACAGACTGGAAAGATGTAGCGACTAATCATTTTAATTCTTCCGTAGGAATTAAAGAAAATGGAACACATTGGGCATGGGGTAGAAATACTTATGGGCAACTAGGTGATGGGACTAAAATAAGCAGACGTATTCCCACTCAAATTGGAACTTCTACAGATAGAAAAATGATTGCAGCAGGGCCATATACAACATTTGTCATAAATACCAATGGATTTTTATCATCCACTGGACGTAATGATTATGGGCAGATAGGAGACGGAACAATTATTGATAAACCTATTTTGGTCCCTATTGTTTGTCCTACAAGTACTTTAGCTGTTGCAGAGGTTTCAGCAAAAGAAGATAAGTTGAAAGTTTATCCAAATCCGGTACAGGATATCCTTACGATCTCATACGATCAGAAGATTCTTTTTGTAACGGTTTACAATGCAGCCGGGCAGCTGATCCTTACCAAAGCAATTAATGATACAAAAGGAACCATTGATGCTTCCGGGTTTGTATCAGGGCTTTATCTGGTTAAAATAAATGCAGCTAATGGCTTTGTAAAAACAGTAAAAGTTATCAAACGATAA
- a CDS encoding type 1 glutamine amidotransferase domain-containing protein, with protein sequence MSPLNILIIVTNVSMYASGQLKTGLWLSELTHIYDTAKQKGYNITIASPKGGNVPIDPESVRYFALDKVSTMYWNDVSFREMLNNSSSLAEIANQQYDLVYLAGGHGTMYDFPDDVMMQSIVRKQYESGRIVAAICHGVGGLLNVKLSNGENLIRGKAMTGFDWFEETLARRKKEVPFNLEAAIREKGADLKKALIPMTSHVVVDGNLITGQNPFSSKEMARVVARQLDKKG encoded by the coding sequence ATGAGTCCATTAAATATTTTAATCATTGTTACCAATGTCAGCATGTATGCCAGTGGCCAACTGAAAACCGGTTTATGGCTGAGTGAGCTCACCCATATTTATGATACAGCAAAGCAAAAAGGCTATAATATTACTATTGCCAGCCCAAAAGGGGGAAATGTTCCTATCGATCCTGAAAGTGTCAGATATTTTGCACTTGATAAAGTCTCCACAATGTATTGGAATGATGTTTCTTTTCGGGAAATGTTGAATAACAGCAGCAGCTTAGCAGAGATTGCCAATCAACAGTATGATTTGGTCTATTTAGCAGGCGGTCATGGAACGATGTATGATTTTCCTGATGATGTGATGATGCAATCCATTGTAAGAAAACAATATGAAAGCGGTAGAATAGTGGCTGCTATTTGTCATGGAGTTGGAGGATTATTAAATGTAAAGCTTTCTAATGGTGAAAACCTCATCAGAGGAAAAGCGATGACTGGTTTCGATTGGTTTGAAGAAACCCTTGCAAGGCGAAAAAAAGAAGTGCCATTCAATCTGGAAGCCGCCATCAGAGAAAAAGGTGCTGATCTTAAAAAAGCATTGATCCCTATGACTTCCCATGTTGTGGTAGACGGAAATCTTATTACCGGACAAAATCCATTCAGTTCGAAAGAAATGGCACGTGTTGTTGCAAGGCAGCTTGATAAAAAGGGGTGA